Proteins encoded in a region of the Polyodon spathula isolate WHYD16114869_AA chromosome 9, ASM1765450v1, whole genome shotgun sequence genome:
- the LOC121320731 gene encoding prostaglandin F2 receptor negative regulator-like isoform X1 encodes MERFFDSFFVLSTIFAVCLGRIVKVPAGPLIRVEGRDVVIPCNVSHFDGPPEQDFDWELTQGPGSKVQVVSTLDSSFTDKSYEDRVNSGEIAVERTSGSSVALRIKHVRLTDSGKYKCLTPSTDASISGNYDAEVELRVISDSLKVAAPKYRSKTGSITEGSLFDLRCAASQDFVEGTHLSVTWEVRRGAASEKILSLNPDGGVTAGSGYSQRYQAGGVRLELLGNGVYRLVVSHALPTDEGTYVCVVGQWVKDESDAWKSILEKSTDVGEVKVMPIAASFMVSVRESNVTLNADSTLELTCSVATANSDAVRMEVAWYVSPTPSADQGNSRLLVHMDRDSVVNRSVAVTVSRVSADTTRLVFRDVGKTDTGYYFCKVVGWMPQSGETWYKVAEKTSTSVCVTVTSLEPTYGVLLSAPTAPHFSDDPTELECKVTDVQNANGTQMTVSWHYRKPSPADVPVSDDLIVSVDQNWDLQAGEKYKERVGKGHIVLTKLDPAVFKLQILHTRDTDRGEYFCTVSAWAQAKDHSWVKTKDVSSRNLPISWEQEDPSLTVVATPLKAVFSGGDTFEMACKVTGKNLKNPKYSVLISVEEPSSRKIRKIMSMSQDSVTRLEEWNKKDRLDSVILEKSSADTFRFRMYGTQISDAGYYYCEVTAWTSDAVNTWSEATRGISNKVKIDFENTGPAFSVSLRSARLTVYPGETVKIECIISVRGAAAGADDISYDVKWSVSTEDKSVFLVSMDRWGVMKLAPRNGSSDCSLERIKLGTYRLSIHNTEDIDHGNYHCSVTPWLRTSDGSWQQSLEIQPEPVLLKVDFAMLESLKYPLLFGAAAALCVGLLAMLIGYIGARFCCKNTLQGDVRGNRRLVSMEMD; translated from the exons ATGGAACGCTTTTTCGACAGCTTTTTTGTCCTATCTACAATTtttg CTGTTTGTCTTGGACGGATAGTAAAGGTTCCTGCTGGTCCCCTGATCCGAGTGGAGGGTAGGGACGTTGTCATCCCCTGCAATGTCAGTCACTTTGACGGCCCCCCCGAGCAGGATTTCGACTGGGAGCTGACCCAGGGCCCAGGCTCTAAAGTGCAGGTGGTCAGCACACTTGACTCTTCCTTCACTGATAAGTCTTACGAAGACAGAGTGAACAGTGGAGAGATTGCTGTGGAGCGAACCAGTGGCAGCTCTGTAGCTCTCAGGATTAAACATGTGAGATTAACCGACAGTGGGAAATACAAGTGCCTCACTCCCAGCACAGACGCCTCAATTAGTGGAAACTATGACGCGGAAGTCGAACTAAGAG ttATTTCAGACAGCCTGAAAGTAGCAGCACCAAAATATAGAAGTAAAACAGGAAGTATAACAGAAGGCAGCTTGTTCGACCTGCGTTGTGCAGCCTCACAAGATTTCGTGGAAGGCACCCATCTCTCGGTCACCTGGGAGGTGAGAAGAGGCGCTGCTTCTGAGAAGATCCTCTCCCTCAATCCAGATGGAGGGGTTACGGCTGGAAGTGGCTACAGCCAGCGATACCAGGCCGGTGGTGTGCGCTTGGAGCTGCTAGGCAACGGGGTATACCGCCTGGTGGTCTCGCATGCTCTGCCTACAGATGAAGGCACCTATGTCTGTGTGGTCGGCCAATGGGTGAAAGACGAGAGTGATGCCTGGAAAAGCATCCTGGAGAAGAGCACGGATGTGGGAGAGGTTAAAGTGATGCCCATTG cTGCATCCTTCATGGTTTCAGTTAGAGAAAGCAATGTTACCTTAAATGCAGACTCAACACTTGAATTAACCTGCAGTGTTGCAACAGCAAACAGTGACGCTGTCCGCATGGAGGTCGCATGGTATGTCAGCCCTACTCCCAGTGCAGACCAGGGAAACTCACGATTGCTGGTGCACATGGACCGTGACTCGGTGGTGAACAGATCAGTCGCCGTCACTGTCAGCCGTGTAAGTGCTGACACCACCCGACTGGTCTTCCGAGATGTTGGAAAGACGGACACAGGATATTACTTCTGCAAGGTGGTAGGGTGGATGCCACAGTCTGGCGAGACATGGTACAAAGTGGCAGAGAAGACTTCGACATCTGTCTGCGTGACAGTTACTTCGTTAG AACCTACCTACGGTGTTCTCCTTAGCGCCCCTACCGCTCCACATTTCTCAGATGACCCCACAGAGCTGGAGTGTAAAGTGACTGATGTTCAAAATGCAAATGGTACCCAGATGACTGTTTCCTGGCACTACAGGAAACCCTCACCCGCTGACGTGCCAGTCAGTGACGATCTGATCGTCTCAGTGGACCAGAACTGGGACCTACAGGCTGGGGAAAAGTACAAGGAGCGGGTGGGGAAGGGACACATTGTTCTCACCAAGCTGGACCCAGCAGTTTTTAAACTTCAAATCCTGCACACCCGAGACACTGACAGGGGAGAGTATTTCTGTACTGTATCAGCATGGGCCCAAGCAAAAGATCACAGCTGGGTAAAGACCAAGGATGTCTCGTCCAGAAATCTCCCAATATCCTGGGAGCAAGAAG ATCCAAGTCTCACAGTTGTTGCTACCCCTCTTAAAGCTGTTTTTTCTGGGGGAGACACCTTTGAGATGGCTTGCAAGGTTACTGGCAAGAATCTGAAGAACCCAAAGTACTCCGTGCTCATTAGTGTGGAGGAGCCTTCCAGCAGGAAGATAAGGAAGATCATGTCTATGAGTCAGGACTCTGTGACTCGTCTAGAGGAGTGGAACAAAAAGGATCGCCTGGACAGCGTAATCCTGGAAAAATCCAGTGCGGACACGTTCCGCTTTAGGATGTATGGAACTCAGATCTCAGATGCTGGATACTACTACTGTGAGGTCACAGCCTGGACGTCTGATGCCGTGAACACATGGAGTGAGGCCACCAGAGGTATTTCAAACAAGGTGAAGATCGACTTTGAAAATACAG GTCCAGCATTCAGTGTATCCCTTCGTTCAGCCAGACTGACAGTATACCCTGGGGAGACTGTGAAAATTGAGTGCATCATCAGTGTTCGCGGAGCAGCGGCTGGTGCAG ATGACATTTCCTATGATGTGAAATGGTCAGTGAGCACAGAAGACAAATCGGTCTTCCTGGTTTCAATGGATCGATGGGGTGTGATGAAGCTGGCTCCACGCAATGGCAGCAGCGATTGCAGTCTGGAGAGGATCAAACTCGGGACGTACCGCCTGAGTATTCACAACACCGAGGACATTGATCACGGGAACTATCATTGTTCCGTGACGCCCTGGCTCAGAACCTCAGACGGATCCTGGCAGCAATCGCTGGAGATCCAGCCTGAGCCTGTTCTTTTAAAAGTGGACTTTGCAA tgTTGGAATCCCTGAAGTACCCCTTGCTGTTtggagctgctgctgcacttTGTGTTGGGCTCCTAGCCATGCTGATTGGTTACATTGGTGCTCGATTCTGTTGTAAGAACACTTTGCAAGGTGACGTGAGGGGTAACCGGCGGTTAGTGTCCATGGAAATGGACTGA
- the LOC121320731 gene encoding prostaglandin F2 receptor negative regulator-like isoform X2, with protein sequence MERFFDSFFVLSTIFVISDSLKVAAPKYRSKTGSITEGSLFDLRCAASQDFVEGTHLSVTWEVRRGAASEKILSLNPDGGVTAGSGYSQRYQAGGVRLELLGNGVYRLVVSHALPTDEGTYVCVVGQWVKDESDAWKSILEKSTDVGEVKVMPIAASFMVSVRESNVTLNADSTLELTCSVATANSDAVRMEVAWYVSPTPSADQGNSRLLVHMDRDSVVNRSVAVTVSRVSADTTRLVFRDVGKTDTGYYFCKVVGWMPQSGETWYKVAEKTSTSVCVTVTSLEPTYGVLLSAPTAPHFSDDPTELECKVTDVQNANGTQMTVSWHYRKPSPADVPVSDDLIVSVDQNWDLQAGEKYKERVGKGHIVLTKLDPAVFKLQILHTRDTDRGEYFCTVSAWAQAKDHSWVKTKDVSSRNLPISWEQEDPSLTVVATPLKAVFSGGDTFEMACKVTGKNLKNPKYSVLISVEEPSSRKIRKIMSMSQDSVTRLEEWNKKDRLDSVILEKSSADTFRFRMYGTQISDAGYYYCEVTAWTSDAVNTWSEATRGISNKVKIDFENTGPAFSVSLRSARLTVYPGETVKIECIISVRGAAAGADDISYDVKWSVSTEDKSVFLVSMDRWGVMKLAPRNGSSDCSLERIKLGTYRLSIHNTEDIDHGNYHCSVTPWLRTSDGSWQQSLEIQPEPVLLKVDFAMLESLKYPLLFGAAAALCVGLLAMLIGYIGARFCCKNTLQGDVRGNRRLVSMEMD encoded by the exons ATGGAACGCTTTTTCGACAGCTTTTTTGTCCTATCTACAATTtttg ttATTTCAGACAGCCTGAAAGTAGCAGCACCAAAATATAGAAGTAAAACAGGAAGTATAACAGAAGGCAGCTTGTTCGACCTGCGTTGTGCAGCCTCACAAGATTTCGTGGAAGGCACCCATCTCTCGGTCACCTGGGAGGTGAGAAGAGGCGCTGCTTCTGAGAAGATCCTCTCCCTCAATCCAGATGGAGGGGTTACGGCTGGAAGTGGCTACAGCCAGCGATACCAGGCCGGTGGTGTGCGCTTGGAGCTGCTAGGCAACGGGGTATACCGCCTGGTGGTCTCGCATGCTCTGCCTACAGATGAAGGCACCTATGTCTGTGTGGTCGGCCAATGGGTGAAAGACGAGAGTGATGCCTGGAAAAGCATCCTGGAGAAGAGCACGGATGTGGGAGAGGTTAAAGTGATGCCCATTG cTGCATCCTTCATGGTTTCAGTTAGAGAAAGCAATGTTACCTTAAATGCAGACTCAACACTTGAATTAACCTGCAGTGTTGCAACAGCAAACAGTGACGCTGTCCGCATGGAGGTCGCATGGTATGTCAGCCCTACTCCCAGTGCAGACCAGGGAAACTCACGATTGCTGGTGCACATGGACCGTGACTCGGTGGTGAACAGATCAGTCGCCGTCACTGTCAGCCGTGTAAGTGCTGACACCACCCGACTGGTCTTCCGAGATGTTGGAAAGACGGACACAGGATATTACTTCTGCAAGGTGGTAGGGTGGATGCCACAGTCTGGCGAGACATGGTACAAAGTGGCAGAGAAGACTTCGACATCTGTCTGCGTGACAGTTACTTCGTTAG AACCTACCTACGGTGTTCTCCTTAGCGCCCCTACCGCTCCACATTTCTCAGATGACCCCACAGAGCTGGAGTGTAAAGTGACTGATGTTCAAAATGCAAATGGTACCCAGATGACTGTTTCCTGGCACTACAGGAAACCCTCACCCGCTGACGTGCCAGTCAGTGACGATCTGATCGTCTCAGTGGACCAGAACTGGGACCTACAGGCTGGGGAAAAGTACAAGGAGCGGGTGGGGAAGGGACACATTGTTCTCACCAAGCTGGACCCAGCAGTTTTTAAACTTCAAATCCTGCACACCCGAGACACTGACAGGGGAGAGTATTTCTGTACTGTATCAGCATGGGCCCAAGCAAAAGATCACAGCTGGGTAAAGACCAAGGATGTCTCGTCCAGAAATCTCCCAATATCCTGGGAGCAAGAAG ATCCAAGTCTCACAGTTGTTGCTACCCCTCTTAAAGCTGTTTTTTCTGGGGGAGACACCTTTGAGATGGCTTGCAAGGTTACTGGCAAGAATCTGAAGAACCCAAAGTACTCCGTGCTCATTAGTGTGGAGGAGCCTTCCAGCAGGAAGATAAGGAAGATCATGTCTATGAGTCAGGACTCTGTGACTCGTCTAGAGGAGTGGAACAAAAAGGATCGCCTGGACAGCGTAATCCTGGAAAAATCCAGTGCGGACACGTTCCGCTTTAGGATGTATGGAACTCAGATCTCAGATGCTGGATACTACTACTGTGAGGTCACAGCCTGGACGTCTGATGCCGTGAACACATGGAGTGAGGCCACCAGAGGTATTTCAAACAAGGTGAAGATCGACTTTGAAAATACAG GTCCAGCATTCAGTGTATCCCTTCGTTCAGCCAGACTGACAGTATACCCTGGGGAGACTGTGAAAATTGAGTGCATCATCAGTGTTCGCGGAGCAGCGGCTGGTGCAG ATGACATTTCCTATGATGTGAAATGGTCAGTGAGCACAGAAGACAAATCGGTCTTCCTGGTTTCAATGGATCGATGGGGTGTGATGAAGCTGGCTCCACGCAATGGCAGCAGCGATTGCAGTCTGGAGAGGATCAAACTCGGGACGTACCGCCTGAGTATTCACAACACCGAGGACATTGATCACGGGAACTATCATTGTTCCGTGACGCCCTGGCTCAGAACCTCAGACGGATCCTGGCAGCAATCGCTGGAGATCCAGCCTGAGCCTGTTCTTTTAAAAGTGGACTTTGCAA tgTTGGAATCCCTGAAGTACCCCTTGCTGTTtggagctgctgctgcacttTGTGTTGGGCTCCTAGCCATGCTGATTGGTTACATTGGTGCTCGATTCTGTTGTAAGAACACTTTGCAAGGTGACGTGAGGGGTAACCGGCGGTTAGTGTCCATGGAAATGGACTGA